One genomic window of Moorella glycerini includes the following:
- the pheS gene encoding phenylalanine--tRNA ligase subunit alpha — protein MLATIAAIREVALARVAAATSSEELEAIRVQYLGKKGELTGVLRGMGKLPPEERPRVGQMANQVREELERALQEAKEDLSRREQAERLRAEAIDVTLPGRPVSRGYRHPLYQTLNEIKAIFMGLGFDVAEGPEVESDYYNFEALNLPKEHPARDMQDSFYITEDVLLRTHTSPVQARVMEARRPQVPIRIIAPGKVYRRDDDATHSPMFFQVEGLLVDKRVTFGELKGTLMAFIKQMFGDQVRVRFRPSYFPFTEPSAEVDMSCVMCGGSGCRVCGHSGWLEILGCGMVHPRVLSMSGYDPEEVSGFAFGLGVDRVAMLKYGVDDLRLFYENDLRFLRQF, from the coding sequence ATGCTGGCAACTATTGCTGCCATCAGGGAAGTAGCCCTGGCCCGGGTGGCGGCTGCCACCAGCAGCGAAGAGCTGGAGGCCATCAGGGTCCAGTACCTGGGCAAGAAGGGAGAATTGACCGGGGTTTTAAGGGGCATGGGAAAGCTCCCCCCTGAAGAGCGGCCCCGGGTGGGGCAGATGGCCAACCAGGTCCGGGAGGAACTGGAAAGGGCCCTCCAGGAGGCGAAAGAAGACCTTTCCCGGCGGGAACAGGCTGAACGCCTGCGGGCGGAGGCCATCGACGTGACCCTGCCGGGGCGGCCGGTTTCCCGGGGTTACCGCCACCCCCTGTACCAGACTTTGAATGAAATCAAGGCCATTTTTATGGGCCTGGGCTTTGACGTGGCCGAAGGCCCGGAAGTAGAAAGCGACTATTACAACTTTGAAGCCTTGAATCTTCCTAAAGAACACCCGGCCCGCGACATGCAGGATTCCTTTTATATCACTGAGGACGTCCTGCTCCGCACCCATACCTCCCCCGTCCAGGCGCGGGTCATGGAGGCCCGGCGTCCCCAGGTGCCCATCCGCATTATCGCACCGGGCAAGGTTTACCGGCGCGACGATGACGCCACCCACTCGCCCATGTTCTTCCAGGTGGAAGGCCTGCTGGTGGATAAGCGGGTAACCTTTGGTGAACTGAAGGGGACCCTGATGGCCTTTATCAAGCAGATGTTTGGTGATCAGGTCCGGGTGCGTTTCCGGCCCAGTTATTTTCCCTTCACCGAGCCCAGCGCCGAGGTCGATATGTCCTGCGTTATGTGCGGCGGCAGCGGCTGCCGGGTATGTGGCCACAGCGGCTGGCTGGAAATCCTGGGCTGCGGCATGGTCCACCCCCGGGTTTTAAGCATGTCCGGCTACGACCCGGAAGAGGTGAGCGGCTTTGCCTTTGGTCTGGGGGTAGACCGGGTGGCCATGCTGAAGTACGGCGTTGACGACCTGCGCCTTTTCTATGAAAACGACCTGCGCTTCTTACGGCAGTTCTAA
- a CDS encoding PucR family transcriptional regulator yields MDILTGLIDLIIKGSTLESLVHYLGRQFRTVFIISNPWGKVLATSDAVEFPAGSYLPFSLSPGREEAAFGRWTYLAVALKSGATNYGYLLALGEKGLPQPVVANIDQASRLLLLALARDQAVIAAERCHRADFVYDLLYNNFESKEVLVARGQLWGWDLTRPHALMVVELLAGPEEQFQELAGVIVREDYPEAILLPRERQLVIIIPALEDKGATGQRLKKIFSTLQQKLSRYAPGMHLGGGVGLFYPSTTDLYLSFQEAKIALEIGKLRRETGLVFFAELGVEKLLYQLTPYQLEDYYQQTLGRLEAFDQENGTNYLEVLEKYFQFNGDFQAIARHFYLHPNTLRYRLQKIGEILAVNVHSLETQLDLLAALKARLLARRRARG; encoded by the coding sequence ATGGATATTTTAACAGGTTTGATAGATCTTATTATTAAAGGTAGTACCCTGGAAAGCCTCGTTCACTACCTGGGGCGGCAGTTCAGGACCGTCTTTATCATCAGCAATCCCTGGGGGAAGGTTTTAGCAACCAGCGATGCGGTGGAGTTCCCTGCCGGCAGTTACCTGCCCTTCAGTTTATCTCCTGGCCGGGAAGAAGCCGCCTTTGGCCGGTGGACCTATCTGGCCGTGGCTTTAAAAAGCGGTGCCACTAATTACGGTTACCTTCTGGCCCTGGGGGAAAAGGGTCTTCCCCAACCGGTAGTGGCCAATATCGACCAGGCCAGCAGGTTGCTCCTGCTGGCACTGGCCAGGGATCAGGCGGTCATTGCTGCCGAAAGGTGCCACCGCGCCGATTTCGTTTATGATCTCCTGTACAATAACTTTGAATCCAAGGAAGTCCTGGTAGCCAGGGGGCAGTTGTGGGGCTGGGATTTAACCCGGCCCCATGCCTTAATGGTCGTGGAGCTCCTGGCCGGCCCGGAGGAACAGTTTCAAGAACTGGCAGGCGTCATAGTCCGGGAGGATTACCCGGAAGCCATCCTGCTGCCCCGGGAACGGCAACTGGTAATCATTATCCCCGCCCTGGAGGATAAGGGAGCCACCGGCCAAAGGTTAAAGAAAATTTTCAGCACCCTGCAGCAAAAACTGTCCCGTTACGCCCCCGGCATGCACCTGGGCGGCGGGGTAGGCCTTTTTTACCCTTCCACTACCGACCTGTATTTAAGTTTCCAGGAGGCTAAAATAGCCCTGGAGATAGGCAAACTGCGCCGGGAGACGGGGCTAGTCTTTTTTGCCGAACTGGGAGTAGAAAAGCTCCTTTACCAGTTAACACCATACCAGCTGGAAGATTACTACCAGCAAACCTTGGGCCGGCTGGAGGCCTTTGACCAGGAGAACGGGACGAACTACCTGGAAGTTCTGGAGAAATACTTTCAGTTTAACGGTGACTTCCAGGCTATTGCCCGCCACTTTTACCTCCATCCCAACACTCTCCGCTACCGCTTACAAAAAATCGGGGAAATCCTGGCGGTAAATGTCCACTCCCTGGAGACCCAGCTGGATCTTCTGGCCGCCCTCAAAGCCAGGCTTCTTGCCAGGCGCCGGGCGCGGGGTTAA
- a CDS encoding 4Fe-4S dicluster domain-containing protein, whose protein sequence is MKQRAFVLRLERCVGCRNCQLACKNEHQTAGPINWRQVREGEEDGRRYYVSLACNHCRNPECLRVCPEKAYWKRRDGLVLHLPRRCQGCQACVQACPYQAPRYNPETRKAEKCNFCLARLDQGLLPACVAACPTGALNMITWEGDPGAAPYSQWLAFLPDPALTLPSLQINRSGEGRHFWQQVQR, encoded by the coding sequence GTGAAGCAAAGAGCCTTTGTCCTGCGCCTGGAGCGCTGTGTGGGCTGCCGTAACTGCCAGCTAGCCTGCAAGAACGAGCACCAGACAGCCGGCCCCATCAATTGGCGCCAGGTGAGGGAAGGAGAAGAGGACGGCCGCCGTTACTATGTTTCCCTGGCCTGCAACCATTGCCGCAACCCGGAGTGCCTCCGGGTTTGCCCGGAAAAGGCCTACTGGAAGCGCCGCGACGGCCTGGTCCTGCACCTGCCCCGCCGCTGCCAGGGTTGCCAGGCTTGCGTCCAGGCCTGTCCCTACCAAGCACCCCGCTATAACCCGGAAACGCGCAAGGCAGAAAAATGTAATTTCTGCCTGGCCCGCCTGGACCAGGGGTTGCTGCCGGCCTGCGTGGCCGCCTGCCCCACCGGCGCCCTGAATATGATAACCTGGGAAGGCGACCCCGGCGCGGCCCCCTATTCCCAGTGGCTAGCTTTTTTGCCTGACCCGGCCTTAACCCTGCCTTCCCTGCAAATAAACCGCTCTGGAGAAGGCCGGCATTTCTGGCAGCAGGTCCAGCGGTAG
- a CDS encoding molybdopterin-dependent oxidoreductase yields the protein MPVYRSACPCNCYDACAMLTYVEDGRVVKVEGDPRHGYTRGRLCAKGYAYSRRVHSPERLRHPLRQYPRGSGNWQRLSWEEALELIATSILDLKARYGSTLPVALNKYSGNFGWLQNTIEVFFDSLGPTTRAGGSPCWSAGLDAFYLDFGRVASPDPVDLARSKCILLWGTNPAWTAVHSLPFLQQARDQGGKVVVIDPVFTATARWADYYLQIKPGTDGALALGVVAYLWQQGRLDEDALSHYAAGWPALRSYLAGLSVDWAARETGLEAAAITALAEMYAASQPAAIWIGYGLQRHTNGGQNVRAINALAALTGHLGTRGGGVYYAHLDTWPLVGNGPGAGGQAGNRYLNMNNFAAELLHCQEPPVKFLWVAGRNPLTQEAGARRLHQALNTLEMIVVVDHFLTPTARLADIVLPAASLFETWDLVSSYWHRWVAVNEPALAPWYESRSDLEIVAALAAKLNELSPGSSTFPSHKKAIDWLDELFDRRMQELFGISSWRELLGGPRKARPPDLPERIELDAARAGELGLPNLPVYIPPPSPPPEYPLQLLTPHQQYGLNSQFQNLDWLQAINPEPAVLLNPVVARERSLAEGDLVRVFNGQGEIIARAKIEPGVPEAVVVAYEGWYGKDKYQGKRLFAPGDYNVNFLTSPLATDMGILTTGFPGCAFYDCFVEVCRL from the coding sequence GTGCCTGTTTACCGTTCTGCCTGTCCCTGTAACTGCTACGACGCCTGCGCCATGCTGACCTATGTGGAAGACGGCCGGGTAGTTAAAGTGGAAGGCGACCCCCGGCACGGCTATACCCGGGGTCGCCTCTGCGCCAAGGGTTACGCCTACAGCCGCCGGGTGCATAGCCCGGAGCGGCTGCGCCACCCATTGCGCCAGTATCCCCGCGGTTCCGGCAACTGGCAGCGCCTTTCCTGGGAGGAAGCGCTGGAGCTTATTGCCACCAGCATCCTGGATCTTAAAGCCAGGTATGGCAGTACCCTTCCCGTTGCTTTAAATAAATACTCGGGAAATTTTGGCTGGCTGCAGAATACGATAGAAGTATTTTTTGATAGCCTGGGCCCCACCACCCGGGCCGGGGGTTCACCCTGCTGGTCAGCCGGCCTTGACGCTTTTTACCTTGACTTCGGCAGGGTGGCCAGCCCAGACCCCGTGGACCTGGCCAGGAGTAAATGTATTCTCCTCTGGGGGACCAATCCTGCCTGGACGGCGGTTCATTCCCTGCCCTTCCTGCAACAGGCCCGGGACCAGGGGGGCAAGGTGGTGGTCATCGACCCCGTCTTTACAGCGACAGCAAGGTGGGCTGATTACTATTTGCAAATTAAACCTGGTACTGACGGAGCCCTGGCCCTGGGTGTCGTGGCCTACCTCTGGCAGCAAGGGCGTCTTGATGAAGATGCCCTGAGCCACTATGCGGCAGGATGGCCGGCCTTGCGCAGCTACCTGGCCGGGCTATCCGTGGACTGGGCCGCCCGGGAAACCGGCCTGGAGGCTGCAGCTATTACCGCCCTGGCTGAAATGTATGCTGCCAGCCAGCCGGCGGCCATCTGGATCGGTTACGGCCTGCAGCGCCACACCAACGGCGGCCAGAACGTCCGGGCCATCAATGCCCTGGCGGCCCTGACCGGTCACCTGGGAACCAGGGGCGGGGGAGTATATTATGCCCACCTGGATACGTGGCCGCTGGTTGGTAACGGGCCAGGGGCAGGAGGACAGGCTGGCAACCGTTACCTGAATATGAACAATTTTGCCGCCGAACTTTTGCACTGCCAGGAACCTCCTGTTAAATTTTTATGGGTGGCCGGCCGCAATCCCCTCACCCAGGAGGCCGGTGCCCGGCGGCTCCATCAGGCCTTAAATACTTTAGAAATGATCGTGGTCGTCGATCACTTTCTGACACCCACGGCCCGGCTGGCCGATATCGTCCTGCCCGCGGCTTCTTTGTTTGAAACCTGGGATCTTGTTTCCAGCTACTGGCACCGCTGGGTGGCCGTTAACGAGCCCGCCCTGGCACCCTGGTATGAAAGCCGGAGTGACCTGGAGATAGTTGCCGCCCTGGCGGCCAAGCTGAACGAATTATCCCCCGGCAGCAGTACCTTTCCCAGCCATAAAAAAGCAATCGACTGGCTGGATGAACTCTTTGACCGGCGCATGCAGGAACTCTTTGGCATTAGTTCCTGGCGGGAACTTTTGGGCGGGCCGCGTAAGGCCCGGCCGCCTGATCTGCCGGAGAGGATAGAACTGGATGCGGCCAGGGCCGGGGAACTGGGCCTACCCAACCTGCCCGTCTATATACCCCCGCCCTCGCCGCCGCCGGAATACCCCCTGCAGCTCTTGACCCCCCACCAGCAGTACGGGCTCAACTCCCAGTTTCAAAACCTGGATTGGCTGCAGGCAATTAATCCTGAACCAGCGGTACTCCTTAACCCCGTCGTGGCCCGGGAACGTTCCCTGGCGGAGGGGGACCTGGTGCGGGTTTTTAACGGGCAGGGAGAAATAATTGCCAGGGCGAAGATAGAACCGGGTGTACCGGAGGCAGTAGTGGTGGCCTATGAAGGCTGGTACGGGAAAGATAAATATCAGGGGAAAAGGTTATTTGCGCCGGGGGATTATAATGTCAATTTTTTAACGTCTCCCCTGGCAACCGATATGGGTATTCTTACCACCGGCTTTCCAGGTTGTGCCTTTTACGACTGCTTTGTGGAGGTCTGCCGCTTGTGA
- a CDS encoding dimethyl sulfoxide reductase anchor subunit family protein encodes MTNWEWPLVFFTILAQMAVGYLVMVVPGAAGKANPKWTYLLPAGLLATAMVISLGHLGHPENAYRALTHLASSWLSREVLLFSLCFLLLLVAFLAAKGGNQAQERLAAVLALASGLLGVLASALIYVLPARPAWYNFHTVLAFFLTAFLLGPALGMCFEQVLPGLTPWQEGRVAGRALALLLLLSIISSLSYLTFLAAAGPEARLTLTTLLASPWWWLRVLAGWLAPLAVSYQLRRQEGGSLSLSLALLVLLLVGELIGRALFYGTAVPLAIG; translated from the coding sequence CATGGTGGTTCCAGGTGCAGCCGGTAAAGCTAATCCCAAATGGACCTATCTCCTGCCGGCCGGGCTTTTGGCGACAGCTATGGTTATCTCCCTGGGCCATCTCGGTCACCCGGAAAACGCCTACCGGGCCTTGACCCACCTGGCTTCCTCCTGGCTGAGCCGGGAAGTCCTGCTTTTCAGCCTGTGTTTTCTCCTGCTCCTGGTAGCTTTCCTGGCCGCAAAGGGAGGAAATCAGGCCCAGGAGCGGCTGGCCGCCGTCCTGGCCCTGGCCAGCGGTCTCCTGGGGGTGCTGGCCAGCGCCCTCATCTATGTCCTGCCGGCCCGCCCGGCCTGGTATAACTTTCATACCGTCCTGGCCTTTTTCCTGACCGCCTTTTTACTGGGCCCGGCCCTGGGGATGTGCTTTGAGCAGGTGCTCCCCGGCCTCACGCCGTGGCAGGAAGGCCGCGTCGCCGGCCGGGCCCTGGCCCTGCTTTTGCTCCTGAGTATCATTAGCTCGCTATCTTACCTTACCTTCCTGGCCGCCGCCGGGCCGGAAGCCCGCCTGACCCTTACTACTCTCCTGGCCAGCCCCTGGTGGTGGTTGCGGGTCCTGGCCGGGTGGCTGGCACCTTTGGCCGTCAGTTATCAGTTACGCCGGCAGGAAGGGGGCTCTCTATCCCTCTCCCTGGCCCTCCTGGTCCTTCTCCTGGTGGGAGAATTGATCGGCCGGGCCCTTTTCTACGGTACGGCAGTACCCCTGGCCATTGGTTAG